Proteins encoded in a region of the Xylocopa sonorina isolate GNS202 chromosome 1, iyXylSono1_principal, whole genome shotgun sequence genome:
- the Arm gene encoding armadillo isoform X4, whose product MVWIDSPVGAMSYQMSSNQSRPMSHENYQGLGDLPMGSAKEQTLMWQQNSYMGDSGIHSGAVTQAPSLSGKEYDEMEGDQLMFDLDQGFAQGFTQDQVDEMNQQLNHTRSQRVRAAMFPETLEEGIEIPSTQYDPAQPTAVQRLAEPSQMLKHAVVNLINYQDDADLATRAIPELIKLLNDEDQVVVSKAAMVVHQLSKKEASRHAIMNSSQMVAALVRAISNSDDLESTKAAVGTLHNLSHHRQGLLAIFKSGGIPALVKLLSSPMESVLFYAITTLHNLLLHQDGSKMAVRLAGGLQKMVALLQRDNVKFLAIVTDCLQILAYGNQESKLIILASQGPIELVRIMRSYDYEKLLWTTSRALKVLSVCLSNKPVIVEAGGMQALAMHLGNPSQRLVQNCLWTLRNLSDAGTKVDGLEGLLQSLVQVLSSTDVNVVTCAAGILSNLTCNNQRNKVTVCQVGGVDALVRTIIYADSREEISEPAVCALRHLTSRHVEAEMAQNSVRLNYGIQVIVKLLHPPSRWPLVKAVIGLIRNLALCPANHGPLRDHGAIHHLVRLLMRAFPETQRQQRSSVASTGSQQTSGAYADGGVRMEEIVEGTVGALHILARESHNRVIIRSQNVIPIFVQLLFNEIENIQRVAAGVLCELAADKEGAEMIEQEGATAPLTELLHSRNEGVATYAAAVLFRMSEDKPQEYKKRLSMELTNSLLREDPNIWNNADFGIGPDLQVMTRYQ is encoded by the exons ATG GTGTGGATAGACTCTCCAGTAGGAGCCATGAGTTATCAAATGTCTTCGAATCAATCCAGACCAA TGTCTCATGAAAATTATCAAGGTTTGGGCGACCTACCCATGGGTTCTGCCAAAGAACAGACATTAATGTGGCAGCAAAATTCCTACATGGGTGATTCAGGAATTCATTCAGGCGCTGTCACTCAAGCGCCGTCTCTGTCAGGCAAAGAGTACGACGAGATGGAGGGTGATCAGTTGATGTTCGATCTGGATCAAGGCTTCGCTCAGGGATTCACTCAGGATCAAGTTGATGAAATGAATCAACAATTGAATCACACAAGATCTCAGCGTGTTCGCGCAGCAATGTTTCCAGAAACATTAGAAGAGGGTATAGAAATTCCCTCTACGCAGTATGATCCTGCTCAACCCACTGCCGTACAGAGACTTGCGGAGCCAAGTCAAATGTTGAAACATGCAGTTGTCAATCTGATTAACTATCAAGATGACGCAGATCTTGCAACACGTGCAATACCAGAATTAATAAAACTGTTAAACGACGAGGATCAGGTTGTTGTGTCCAAGGCGGCAATGGTGGTTCACCAACTTTCCAAAAAGGAAGCATCTCGTCACGCTATTATGAACAGTTCGCAAATGGTTGCTGCGTTGGTGCGTGCCATTTCGAACAGTGACGATCTCGAATCGACAAAGGCGGCAGTCGGTACGTTGCACAATTTATCGCATCACAGACAAGGTCTGCTGGCAATTTTCAAAAGCGGCGGCATACCCGCCCTGGTGAAGCTTTTGAGTTCTCCGATGGAGTCCGTACTGTTTTACGCGATCACGACACTTCACAATTTACTCTTGCACCAAGATGGTTCTAAAATGGCCGTACGTCTTGCTGGCGGATTGCAAAAGATGGTCGCTCTTCTACAACGTGACAACGTGAAATTTTTGGCAATAGTAACCGATTGCTTGCAAATTCTTGCGTATGGCAATCAAGAGAGCAAATTGATCATATTAGCTTCTCAAGGACCAATAGAGCTGGTACGCATTATGCGTTCCTACGATTACGAGAAGCTTCTATGGACGACTTCGAGAGCCTTGAAAGTGTTGTCCGTTTGCCTTAGCAATAAACCGGTGATCGTCGAAGCTGGTGGCATGCAGGCACTCGCGATGCATCTCGGTAATCCAAGCCAGAGACTCGTCCAGAATTGTTTGTGGACGTTGCGAAATTTATCGGACGCTGGCACCAAAGTCGATGGACTGGAGGGTTTACTACAGAGTCTTGTACAAGTCCTAAGCTCCACCGACGTAAACGTCGTCACGTGTGCCGCTGGTATATTGTCGAATCTGACATGCAATAATCAACGTAACAAAGTAACTGTATGCCAAGTGGGAGGTGTCGACGCTCTTGTACGTACGATCATTTATGCGGACAGTCGGGAAGAGATCAGCGAACCCGCAGTATGCGCGCTTCGTCATTTAACGTCGCGTCACGTGGAAGCAGAAATGGCACAGAATTCTGTTCGTCTGAACTATGGTATTCAGGTCATAGTGAAGCTTTTACATCCACCTTCGCGTTGGCCGCTCGTCAAAGCGGTAATAGGATTAATTCGCAACTTGGCACTCTGTCCTGCGAATCATGGCCCGCTCCGTGATCACGGCGCGATCCATCATCTGGTCAGGCTTTTGATGCGTGCCTTCCCAGAGACACAACGA CAACAACGATCATCCGTGGCGAGCACCGGAAGTCAGCAGACGTCGGGTGCATACGCGGATGGTGGCGTCCGGATGGAGGAGATCGTGGAGGGTACCGTAGGGGCGCTTCATATTCTCGCGAGGGAGTCCCACAATAGGGTCATCATCAGATCTCAGAACGTGATCCCGATTTTCGTACAG TTGTTGTTTAACGAAATCGAGAACATTCAACGCGTCGCAGCCGGTGTACTTTGCGAGCTAGCAGCGGATAAGGAGGGCGCCGAGATGATCGAGCAGGAAGGTGCTACTGCGCCGTTAACAGAGCTGCTTCACTCCAGGAACGAAGGAGTCGCGACTTACGCTGCGGCCGTGTTATTCCGTATGAGCGAGGACAAACCACAGGAATACAAGAAGCGACTCTCGATGGAGCTGACCAACTCTCTGTTACGCGAGGACCCAAACATTTGGAACAACGCTGACTTCGGGATTGGTCCAGATCTACAG GTTATGACCAGATACCAGTAG
- the Arm gene encoding armadillo isoform X1, with product MVWIDSPVGAMSYQMSSNQSRPMSHENYQGLGDLPMGSAKEQTLMWQQNSYMGDSGIHSGAVTQAPSLSGKEYDEMEGDQLMFDLDQGFAQGFTQDQVDEMNQQLNHTRSQRVRAAMFPETLEEGIEIPSTQYDPAQPTAVQRLAEPSQMLKHAVVNLINYQDDADLATRAIPELIKLLNDEDQVVVSKAAMVVHQLSKKEASRHAIMNSSQMVAALVRAISNSDDLESTKAAVGTLHNLSHHRQGLLAIFKSGGIPALVKLLSSPMESVLFYAITTLHNLLLHQDGSKMAVRLAGGLQKMVALLQRDNVKFLAIVTDCLQILAYGNQESKLIILASQGPIELVRIMRSYDYEKLLWTTSRALKVLSVCLSNKPVIVEAGGMQALAMHLGNPSQRLVQNCLWTLRNLSDAGTKVDGLEGLLQSLVQVLSSTDVNVVTCAAGILSNLTCNNQRNKVTVCQVGGVDALVRTIIYADSREEISEPAVCALRHLTSRHVEAEMAQNSVRLNYGIQVIVKLLHPPSRWPLVKAVIGLIRNLALCPANHGPLRDHGAIHHLVRLLMRAFPETQRQQRSSVASTGSQQTSGAYADGGVRMEEIVEGTVGALHILARESHNRVIIRSQNVIPIFVQLLFNEIENIQRVAAGVLCELAADKEGAEMIEQEGATAPLTELLHSRNEGVATYAAAVLFRMSEDKPQEYKKRLSMELTNSLLREDPNIWNNADFGIGPDLQDMLGPDQGYDGMYGQGPPSVHSSHGGRGYQPQGYDQIPVDSMQGLEIGGGSTYGAMDTMDVAHEGDLSFDHLGELPAPPQDNDQVAAWYDTDL from the exons ATG GTGTGGATAGACTCTCCAGTAGGAGCCATGAGTTATCAAATGTCTTCGAATCAATCCAGACCAA TGTCTCATGAAAATTATCAAGGTTTGGGCGACCTACCCATGGGTTCTGCCAAAGAACAGACATTAATGTGGCAGCAAAATTCCTACATGGGTGATTCAGGAATTCATTCAGGCGCTGTCACTCAAGCGCCGTCTCTGTCAGGCAAAGAGTACGACGAGATGGAGGGTGATCAGTTGATGTTCGATCTGGATCAAGGCTTCGCTCAGGGATTCACTCAGGATCAAGTTGATGAAATGAATCAACAATTGAATCACACAAGATCTCAGCGTGTTCGCGCAGCAATGTTTCCAGAAACATTAGAAGAGGGTATAGAAATTCCCTCTACGCAGTATGATCCTGCTCAACCCACTGCCGTACAGAGACTTGCGGAGCCAAGTCAAATGTTGAAACATGCAGTTGTCAATCTGATTAACTATCAAGATGACGCAGATCTTGCAACACGTGCAATACCAGAATTAATAAAACTGTTAAACGACGAGGATCAGGTTGTTGTGTCCAAGGCGGCAATGGTGGTTCACCAACTTTCCAAAAAGGAAGCATCTCGTCACGCTATTATGAACAGTTCGCAAATGGTTGCTGCGTTGGTGCGTGCCATTTCGAACAGTGACGATCTCGAATCGACAAAGGCGGCAGTCGGTACGTTGCACAATTTATCGCATCACAGACAAGGTCTGCTGGCAATTTTCAAAAGCGGCGGCATACCCGCCCTGGTGAAGCTTTTGAGTTCTCCGATGGAGTCCGTACTGTTTTACGCGATCACGACACTTCACAATTTACTCTTGCACCAAGATGGTTCTAAAATGGCCGTACGTCTTGCTGGCGGATTGCAAAAGATGGTCGCTCTTCTACAACGTGACAACGTGAAATTTTTGGCAATAGTAACCGATTGCTTGCAAATTCTTGCGTATGGCAATCAAGAGAGCAAATTGATCATATTAGCTTCTCAAGGACCAATAGAGCTGGTACGCATTATGCGTTCCTACGATTACGAGAAGCTTCTATGGACGACTTCGAGAGCCTTGAAAGTGTTGTCCGTTTGCCTTAGCAATAAACCGGTGATCGTCGAAGCTGGTGGCATGCAGGCACTCGCGATGCATCTCGGTAATCCAAGCCAGAGACTCGTCCAGAATTGTTTGTGGACGTTGCGAAATTTATCGGACGCTGGCACCAAAGTCGATGGACTGGAGGGTTTACTACAGAGTCTTGTACAAGTCCTAAGCTCCACCGACGTAAACGTCGTCACGTGTGCCGCTGGTATATTGTCGAATCTGACATGCAATAATCAACGTAACAAAGTAACTGTATGCCAAGTGGGAGGTGTCGACGCTCTTGTACGTACGATCATTTATGCGGACAGTCGGGAAGAGATCAGCGAACCCGCAGTATGCGCGCTTCGTCATTTAACGTCGCGTCACGTGGAAGCAGAAATGGCACAGAATTCTGTTCGTCTGAACTATGGTATTCAGGTCATAGTGAAGCTTTTACATCCACCTTCGCGTTGGCCGCTCGTCAAAGCGGTAATAGGATTAATTCGCAACTTGGCACTCTGTCCTGCGAATCATGGCCCGCTCCGTGATCACGGCGCGATCCATCATCTGGTCAGGCTTTTGATGCGTGCCTTCCCAGAGACACAACGA CAACAACGATCATCCGTGGCGAGCACCGGAAGTCAGCAGACGTCGGGTGCATACGCGGATGGTGGCGTCCGGATGGAGGAGATCGTGGAGGGTACCGTAGGGGCGCTTCATATTCTCGCGAGGGAGTCCCACAATAGGGTCATCATCAGATCTCAGAACGTGATCCCGATTTTCGTACAG TTGTTGTTTAACGAAATCGAGAACATTCAACGCGTCGCAGCCGGTGTACTTTGCGAGCTAGCAGCGGATAAGGAGGGCGCCGAGATGATCGAGCAGGAAGGTGCTACTGCGCCGTTAACAGAGCTGCTTCACTCCAGGAACGAAGGAGTCGCGACTTACGCTGCGGCCGTGTTATTCCGTATGAGCGAGGACAAACCACAGGAATACAAGAAGCGACTCTCGATGGAGCTGACCAACTCTCTGTTACGCGAGGACCCAAACATTTGGAACAACGCTGACTTCGGGATTGGTCCAGATCTACAG GACATGCTTGGCCCTGATCAAGGCTATGATGGTATGTATGGACAAGGACCCCCTAGCGTACACAGCAGCCACGGAGGTCGAGGGTATCAACCGCAAG GTTATGACCAGATACCAGTAGATTCGATGCAAGGGTTGGAAATAGGTGGAGGGTCGACATATGGCGCGATGGACACTATGGACGTAGCGCACGAGGGTGACCTGAGCTTCGATCATTTAGGGGAGCTTCCCGCACCGCCGCAAGATAACGACCAGGTTGCAGCCTGGTACGACACCGATCTCTGA
- the Arm gene encoding armadillo isoform X2 has product MSYQMSSNQSRPMSHENYQGLGDLPMGSAKEQTLMWQQNSYMGDSGIHSGAVTQAPSLSGKEYDEMEGDQLMFDLDQGFAQGFTQDQVDEMNQQLNHTRSQRVRAAMFPETLEEGIEIPSTQYDPAQPTAVQRLAEPSQMLKHAVVNLINYQDDADLATRAIPELIKLLNDEDQVVVSKAAMVVHQLSKKEASRHAIMNSSQMVAALVRAISNSDDLESTKAAVGTLHNLSHHRQGLLAIFKSGGIPALVKLLSSPMESVLFYAITTLHNLLLHQDGSKMAVRLAGGLQKMVALLQRDNVKFLAIVTDCLQILAYGNQESKLIILASQGPIELVRIMRSYDYEKLLWTTSRALKVLSVCLSNKPVIVEAGGMQALAMHLGNPSQRLVQNCLWTLRNLSDAGTKVDGLEGLLQSLVQVLSSTDVNVVTCAAGILSNLTCNNQRNKVTVCQVGGVDALVRTIIYADSREEISEPAVCALRHLTSRHVEAEMAQNSVRLNYGIQVIVKLLHPPSRWPLVKAVIGLIRNLALCPANHGPLRDHGAIHHLVRLLMRAFPETQRQQRSSVASTGSQQTSGAYADGGVRMEEIVEGTVGALHILARESHNRVIIRSQNVIPIFVQLLFNEIENIQRVAAGVLCELAADKEGAEMIEQEGATAPLTELLHSRNEGVATYAAAVLFRMSEDKPQEYKKRLSMELTNSLLREDPNIWNNADFGIGPDLQDMLGPDQGYDGMYGQGPPSVHSSHGGRGYQPQGYDQIPVDSMQGLEIGGGSTYGAMDTMDVAHEGDLSFDHLGELPAPPQDNDQVAAWYDTDL; this is encoded by the exons ATGAGTTATCAAATGTCTTCGAATCAATCCAGACCAA TGTCTCATGAAAATTATCAAGGTTTGGGCGACCTACCCATGGGTTCTGCCAAAGAACAGACATTAATGTGGCAGCAAAATTCCTACATGGGTGATTCAGGAATTCATTCAGGCGCTGTCACTCAAGCGCCGTCTCTGTCAGGCAAAGAGTACGACGAGATGGAGGGTGATCAGTTGATGTTCGATCTGGATCAAGGCTTCGCTCAGGGATTCACTCAGGATCAAGTTGATGAAATGAATCAACAATTGAATCACACAAGATCTCAGCGTGTTCGCGCAGCAATGTTTCCAGAAACATTAGAAGAGGGTATAGAAATTCCCTCTACGCAGTATGATCCTGCTCAACCCACTGCCGTACAGAGACTTGCGGAGCCAAGTCAAATGTTGAAACATGCAGTTGTCAATCTGATTAACTATCAAGATGACGCAGATCTTGCAACACGTGCAATACCAGAATTAATAAAACTGTTAAACGACGAGGATCAGGTTGTTGTGTCCAAGGCGGCAATGGTGGTTCACCAACTTTCCAAAAAGGAAGCATCTCGTCACGCTATTATGAACAGTTCGCAAATGGTTGCTGCGTTGGTGCGTGCCATTTCGAACAGTGACGATCTCGAATCGACAAAGGCGGCAGTCGGTACGTTGCACAATTTATCGCATCACAGACAAGGTCTGCTGGCAATTTTCAAAAGCGGCGGCATACCCGCCCTGGTGAAGCTTTTGAGTTCTCCGATGGAGTCCGTACTGTTTTACGCGATCACGACACTTCACAATTTACTCTTGCACCAAGATGGTTCTAAAATGGCCGTACGTCTTGCTGGCGGATTGCAAAAGATGGTCGCTCTTCTACAACGTGACAACGTGAAATTTTTGGCAATAGTAACCGATTGCTTGCAAATTCTTGCGTATGGCAATCAAGAGAGCAAATTGATCATATTAGCTTCTCAAGGACCAATAGAGCTGGTACGCATTATGCGTTCCTACGATTACGAGAAGCTTCTATGGACGACTTCGAGAGCCTTGAAAGTGTTGTCCGTTTGCCTTAGCAATAAACCGGTGATCGTCGAAGCTGGTGGCATGCAGGCACTCGCGATGCATCTCGGTAATCCAAGCCAGAGACTCGTCCAGAATTGTTTGTGGACGTTGCGAAATTTATCGGACGCTGGCACCAAAGTCGATGGACTGGAGGGTTTACTACAGAGTCTTGTACAAGTCCTAAGCTCCACCGACGTAAACGTCGTCACGTGTGCCGCTGGTATATTGTCGAATCTGACATGCAATAATCAACGTAACAAAGTAACTGTATGCCAAGTGGGAGGTGTCGACGCTCTTGTACGTACGATCATTTATGCGGACAGTCGGGAAGAGATCAGCGAACCCGCAGTATGCGCGCTTCGTCATTTAACGTCGCGTCACGTGGAAGCAGAAATGGCACAGAATTCTGTTCGTCTGAACTATGGTATTCAGGTCATAGTGAAGCTTTTACATCCACCTTCGCGTTGGCCGCTCGTCAAAGCGGTAATAGGATTAATTCGCAACTTGGCACTCTGTCCTGCGAATCATGGCCCGCTCCGTGATCACGGCGCGATCCATCATCTGGTCAGGCTTTTGATGCGTGCCTTCCCAGAGACACAACGA CAACAACGATCATCCGTGGCGAGCACCGGAAGTCAGCAGACGTCGGGTGCATACGCGGATGGTGGCGTCCGGATGGAGGAGATCGTGGAGGGTACCGTAGGGGCGCTTCATATTCTCGCGAGGGAGTCCCACAATAGGGTCATCATCAGATCTCAGAACGTGATCCCGATTTTCGTACAG TTGTTGTTTAACGAAATCGAGAACATTCAACGCGTCGCAGCCGGTGTACTTTGCGAGCTAGCAGCGGATAAGGAGGGCGCCGAGATGATCGAGCAGGAAGGTGCTACTGCGCCGTTAACAGAGCTGCTTCACTCCAGGAACGAAGGAGTCGCGACTTACGCTGCGGCCGTGTTATTCCGTATGAGCGAGGACAAACCACAGGAATACAAGAAGCGACTCTCGATGGAGCTGACCAACTCTCTGTTACGCGAGGACCCAAACATTTGGAACAACGCTGACTTCGGGATTGGTCCAGATCTACAG GACATGCTTGGCCCTGATCAAGGCTATGATGGTATGTATGGACAAGGACCCCCTAGCGTACACAGCAGCCACGGAGGTCGAGGGTATCAACCGCAAG GTTATGACCAGATACCAGTAGATTCGATGCAAGGGTTGGAAATAGGTGGAGGGTCGACATATGGCGCGATGGACACTATGGACGTAGCGCACGAGGGTGACCTGAGCTTCGATCATTTAGGGGAGCTTCCCGCACCGCCGCAAGATAACGACCAGGTTGCAGCCTGGTACGACACCGATCTCTGA
- the Arm gene encoding armadillo isoform X3 yields MVWIDSPVGAMSYQMSSNQSRPMSHENYQGLGDLPMGSAKEQTLMWQQNSYMGDSGIHSGAVTQAPSLSGKEYDEMEGDQLMFDLDQGFAQGFTQDQVDEMNQQLNHTRSQRVRAAMFPETLEEGIEIPSTQYDPAQPTAVQRLAEPSQMLKHAVVNLINYQDDADLATRAIPELIKLLNDEDQVVVSKAAMVVHQLSKKEASRHAIMNSSQMVAALVRAISNSDDLESTKAAVGTLHNLSHHRQGLLAIFKSGGIPALVKLLSSPMESVLFYAITTLHNLLLHQDGSKMAVRLAGGLQKMVALLQRDNVKFLAIVTDCLQILAYGNQESKLIILASQGPIELVRIMRSYDYEKLLWTTSRALKVLSVCLSNKPVIVEAGGMQALAMHLGNPSQRLVQNCLWTLRNLSDAGTKVDGLEGLLQSLVQVLSSTDVNVVTCAAGILSNLTCNNQRNKVTVCQVGGVDALVRTIIYADSREEISEPAVCALRHLTSRHVEAEMAQNSVRLNYGIQVIVKLLHPPSRWPLVKAVIGLIRNLALCPANHGPLRDHGAIHHLVRLLMRAFPETQRQQRSSVASTGSQQTSGAYADGGVRMEEIVEGTVGALHILARESHNRVIIRSQNVIPIFVQLLFNEIENIQRVAAGVLCELAADKEGAEMIEQEGATAPLTELLHSRNEGVATYAAAVLFRMSEDKPQEYKKRLSMELTNSLLREDPNIWNNADFGIGPDLQDMLGPDQGYDGMYGQGPPSVHSSHGGRGYQPQAA; encoded by the exons ATG GTGTGGATAGACTCTCCAGTAGGAGCCATGAGTTATCAAATGTCTTCGAATCAATCCAGACCAA TGTCTCATGAAAATTATCAAGGTTTGGGCGACCTACCCATGGGTTCTGCCAAAGAACAGACATTAATGTGGCAGCAAAATTCCTACATGGGTGATTCAGGAATTCATTCAGGCGCTGTCACTCAAGCGCCGTCTCTGTCAGGCAAAGAGTACGACGAGATGGAGGGTGATCAGTTGATGTTCGATCTGGATCAAGGCTTCGCTCAGGGATTCACTCAGGATCAAGTTGATGAAATGAATCAACAATTGAATCACACAAGATCTCAGCGTGTTCGCGCAGCAATGTTTCCAGAAACATTAGAAGAGGGTATAGAAATTCCCTCTACGCAGTATGATCCTGCTCAACCCACTGCCGTACAGAGACTTGCGGAGCCAAGTCAAATGTTGAAACATGCAGTTGTCAATCTGATTAACTATCAAGATGACGCAGATCTTGCAACACGTGCAATACCAGAATTAATAAAACTGTTAAACGACGAGGATCAGGTTGTTGTGTCCAAGGCGGCAATGGTGGTTCACCAACTTTCCAAAAAGGAAGCATCTCGTCACGCTATTATGAACAGTTCGCAAATGGTTGCTGCGTTGGTGCGTGCCATTTCGAACAGTGACGATCTCGAATCGACAAAGGCGGCAGTCGGTACGTTGCACAATTTATCGCATCACAGACAAGGTCTGCTGGCAATTTTCAAAAGCGGCGGCATACCCGCCCTGGTGAAGCTTTTGAGTTCTCCGATGGAGTCCGTACTGTTTTACGCGATCACGACACTTCACAATTTACTCTTGCACCAAGATGGTTCTAAAATGGCCGTACGTCTTGCTGGCGGATTGCAAAAGATGGTCGCTCTTCTACAACGTGACAACGTGAAATTTTTGGCAATAGTAACCGATTGCTTGCAAATTCTTGCGTATGGCAATCAAGAGAGCAAATTGATCATATTAGCTTCTCAAGGACCAATAGAGCTGGTACGCATTATGCGTTCCTACGATTACGAGAAGCTTCTATGGACGACTTCGAGAGCCTTGAAAGTGTTGTCCGTTTGCCTTAGCAATAAACCGGTGATCGTCGAAGCTGGTGGCATGCAGGCACTCGCGATGCATCTCGGTAATCCAAGCCAGAGACTCGTCCAGAATTGTTTGTGGACGTTGCGAAATTTATCGGACGCTGGCACCAAAGTCGATGGACTGGAGGGTTTACTACAGAGTCTTGTACAAGTCCTAAGCTCCACCGACGTAAACGTCGTCACGTGTGCCGCTGGTATATTGTCGAATCTGACATGCAATAATCAACGTAACAAAGTAACTGTATGCCAAGTGGGAGGTGTCGACGCTCTTGTACGTACGATCATTTATGCGGACAGTCGGGAAGAGATCAGCGAACCCGCAGTATGCGCGCTTCGTCATTTAACGTCGCGTCACGTGGAAGCAGAAATGGCACAGAATTCTGTTCGTCTGAACTATGGTATTCAGGTCATAGTGAAGCTTTTACATCCACCTTCGCGTTGGCCGCTCGTCAAAGCGGTAATAGGATTAATTCGCAACTTGGCACTCTGTCCTGCGAATCATGGCCCGCTCCGTGATCACGGCGCGATCCATCATCTGGTCAGGCTTTTGATGCGTGCCTTCCCAGAGACACAACGA CAACAACGATCATCCGTGGCGAGCACCGGAAGTCAGCAGACGTCGGGTGCATACGCGGATGGTGGCGTCCGGATGGAGGAGATCGTGGAGGGTACCGTAGGGGCGCTTCATATTCTCGCGAGGGAGTCCCACAATAGGGTCATCATCAGATCTCAGAACGTGATCCCGATTTTCGTACAG TTGTTGTTTAACGAAATCGAGAACATTCAACGCGTCGCAGCCGGTGTACTTTGCGAGCTAGCAGCGGATAAGGAGGGCGCCGAGATGATCGAGCAGGAAGGTGCTACTGCGCCGTTAACAGAGCTGCTTCACTCCAGGAACGAAGGAGTCGCGACTTACGCTGCGGCCGTGTTATTCCGTATGAGCGAGGACAAACCACAGGAATACAAGAAGCGACTCTCGATGGAGCTGACCAACTCTCTGTTACGCGAGGACCCAAACATTTGGAACAACGCTGACTTCGGGATTGGTCCAGATCTACAG GACATGCTTGGCCCTGATCAAGGCTATGATGGTATGTATGGACAAGGACCCCCTAGCGTACACAGCAGCCACGGAGGTCGAGGGTATCAACCGCAAG CAGCTTAA